The following proteins are co-located in the Oncorhynchus gorbuscha isolate QuinsamMale2020 ecotype Even-year linkage group LG22, OgorEven_v1.0, whole genome shotgun sequence genome:
- the LOC124009600 gene encoding G protein-activated inward rectifier potassium channel 3-like translates to MALEDSSFPSRPESLSLPVVEKGKGPVEEASEVTASTGVFDVSEDLGHVVTTDTAQPGVNRSWKSKLAERQANAASEEYVKKLPRVVEKERGRFGWAKRRKTQRYVEKNGRCNVSHGNMRETYRYLTDIFTTLVDLNWRCSLFVFVMAYAITWLFFGAIWYLIAYLRGDLDHLEDETWTPCVNNVNGFISAFLFSIETETTIGYGHRVITDQCPVGTMLLLLQAILGSMVNAFMVGCMFVKISQPNKRAETLVFSKNAVISLRDDRLCLMFRVGDLRSSHIVGANMRAKLIKSKQTQEGEFIPLDQTDISVGFETGDDRLFLVSPLVISHEIDCRSPFWDMSQGQLEKDDFEMVVILEGMVEATGMTCQARSSYLADEVQWGHRFSPMMSLAEGFFDIDYGAFHQTFEVDTPSCSAHELSLAAARLEAHLYWSISSKLDEEKWEGSSLTNQSGKQLDNGKGGVVGPVSFTVGEITGIEEQSGPGELNGSVTTDQSESEA, encoded by the exons ATGGCGCTTGAAGACTCTTCCTTCCCCTCGCGGCCAGAGTCCCTCTCTCTGCCCGTGGTGGAGAAAGGGAAGGGACCAGTGGAAGAGGCTAGCGAGGTGACGGCCTCCACCGGAGTGTTTGATGTGTCTGAGGATCTGGGCCATGTGGTTACCACGGATACCGCCCAGCCTGGCGTTAACAGATCGTGGAAGTCCAAGTTGGCAGAGAGGCAGGCCAATGCAGCATCCGAGGAGTACGTTAAGAAGCTGCCTCGGGTGGTGGAGAAGGAGCGGGGTAGATTTGGCTGGG CCAAGAGACGTAAGACTCAGCGCTATGTGGAGAAGAATGGTCGCTGTAACGTTTCACACGGCAACATGAGGGAGACGTACCGTTATCTGACAGATATCTTCACCACGCTGGTGGACCTCAACTGGcgctgctctctcttcgtcttcGTCATGGCCTATGCCATCACCTGGCTCTTCTTCGGGGCCATTTGGTACCTGATAGCCTACCTCCG AGGGGATCTAGATCATCTGGAGGATGAGACATGGACACCCTGCGTCAACAACGTGAACGGCTTCATCTCGGCCTTCCTCTTCTCCATCGAGACAGAGACCACCATTGGTTACGGCCACCGTGTCATCACTGACCAGTGTCCAGTGGGCACCATGCTACTCCTGCTCCAGGCCATACTGGGATCTATGGTCAACGCCTTTATG GTGGGCTGTATGTTTGTGAAGATCTCTCAGCCCAATAAGCGCGCGGAGACCCTGGTGTTCTCTAAGAATGCAGTGATCTCTCTGAGAGACGACAGACTGTGTCTGATGTTTCGGGTGGGGGACCTGCGCAGCTCGCACATTGTTGGAGCCAACATGAGGGCCAAACTCATAAAGTCTAAACAGACTCAGGAAG GTGAGTTTATCCCTCTGGACCAGACAGACATCAGTGTGGGTTTTGAAACGGGGGACGACCGCCTGTTTCTGGTGTCTCCACTGGTCATCTCCCACGAGATCGACTGCCGCTCGCCCTTCTGGGACATGTCTCAGGGCCAGCTGGAGAAGGACGACTTTGAGATGGTCGTCATCCTGGAGGGAATGGTGGAGGCCACTG GTATGACGTGCCAGGCGCGAAGCTCTTACCTGGCAGACGAGGTCCAGTGGGGTCACAGGTTCAGTCCGATGATGTCACTGGCCGAAGGCTTCTTTGACATTGACTATGGCGCCTTCCATCAAACCTTTgag GTGGACACTCCCTCCTGCTCAGCGCACGAACTCTCATTAGCTGCGGCCCGATTGGAGGCTCATCTCTATTGGTCGATCTCCAGTAAACTGGACGAAGAGAAATGGGAGGGATCTTCTCTGACCAATCAATCAGGGAAGCAGCTAGACAATGGGAAAG
- the LOC124009601 gene encoding eukaryotic translation initiation factor 3 subunit F-like, producing the protein MSVYGPVVKIHPVVLASIGDSYERRNEGASRVIGTLLGTIDKHSVEVTNCFSVPHNESEDEVAVDMEFAKNMYDLHKRVSPSEVIVGWYATGFEITEHSVLIHEYYSREATNPIHLTMDTALQSGKMNIRAYVSAQMGVPGKTVGVMFTPLSVKYKYYDTERIGVDLLQRTRDAPNTTNGLTSDLCQVGGAAGRVQDMLATVLTYIEDVLSGKQMADNSVGRYLMDLVNKVPKITAEDFETMLNSNINDLLMVTYLSNLTQAQIALNEKIVVL; encoded by the exons ATGTCGGTGTATGGCCCCGTGGTGAAAATTCACCCTGTCGTTCTCGCCTCCATCGGCGATTCTTACGAACGAAGAAATGAGGGAGCGAGTCGTGTGATCGGAACCTTGCTTG GTACCATTGACAAGCACTCTGTGGAGGTCACCAACTGTTTCTCCGTCCCCCACAATGAGTCTGAAGATGAG GTTGCTGTGGACATGGAGTTTGCCAAGAACATGTACGATCTTCATAAGAGGGTGTCACCCAGCGAGGTCATTGTTGGATG GTATGCCACAGGCTTTGAGATCACTGAGCACTCTGTGTTGATCCATGAATACTACAGCCGAGAGGCCACGAACCCCATTCACCTCACCATGGACACCGCCCTGCAGAGTGGCAAGATGAACATCCGTGCCTACGTCAG TGCCCAGATGGGTGTGCCGGGAAAGACTGTCGGTGTGATGTTCACTCCCCTGAGTGTGAAATACAAGTATTACGACACAGAGAGGATAGGAG TTGATCTTCTCCAGAGGACGAGAGATGCTCCTAACACCACCAATgggctgacctctgacctctgccaGGTGGGCGGGGCAGCAGGCCGCGTTCAGGACATGCTGGCCACGGTACTGACCTACATTGAGGATGTGTTG TCCGGTAAGCAGATGGCAGATAACAGTGTGGGTCGGTACCTGATGGACCTGGTCAACAAGGTTCCTAAGATCACAGCAGAGGACTTTGAGACCATGCTCAACTCCAACATCAAC GACCTGTTGATGGTGACCTATCTATCTAATCTGACTCAAGCACAGATCGCCCTGAATGAGAAGATTGTGGTACTCTGA